A single window of Rhizobium sp. SL42 DNA harbors:
- the hslV gene encoding ATP-dependent protease subunit HslV: MTTIITVRKGDKVVMAGDGQVSLGQTVMKGNARKVRRIGKDGKVIAGFAGATADAFTLLDRLEKKLEQYPGQLMRAAVELAKDWRTDKYLRNLEAMMLVADKTITLAITGNGDVLEPEHGTMAIGSGGNFAYAAARALMDSDRSAEEVARRAMQIAGEICVYTNDSVIIETLDVA; encoded by the coding sequence ATGACAACGATTATTACTGTTCGCAAGGGCGACAAGGTCGTGATGGCCGGCGATGGCCAGGTGAGCCTCGGCCAGACCGTGATGAAGGGCAACGCACGCAAGGTTCGCCGGATCGGCAAGGATGGCAAGGTGATCGCCGGTTTCGCTGGCGCGACTGCGGATGCCTTCACTCTTCTTGACCGGTTGGAGAAAAAGCTGGAGCAATATCCGGGTCAGTTGATGCGGGCTGCCGTCGAGCTTGCCAAGGATTGGCGCACCGACAAATACCTGCGCAACCTCGAAGCAATGATGCTGGTCGCCGACAAGACGATCACGCTTGCCATTACCGGCAATGGCGACGTGTTGGAGCCGGAACATGGTACGATGGCGATCGGCTCGGGCGGAAATTTCGCTTATGCCGCAGCGAGGGCCCTGATGGACAGTGATCGCTCGGCCGAAGAGGTTGCCCGTCGCGCCATGCAGATTGCCGGTGAAATCTGCGTCTATACCAATGACAGCGTGATTATCGAGACCCTGGACGTCGCTTGA
- the hisA gene encoding 1-(5-phosphoribosyl)-5-[(5-phosphoribosylamino)methylideneamino]imidazole-4-carboxamide isomerase codes for MILFPAIDLKDGQCVRLKLGDMDQATVYNADPAAQARDFEEQGFEWLHVVDLNGAFAGESVNGAAVDAILKATKNPVQLGGGIRTLEHIESWLSRGLSRVILGTIAVRDPALVIEACKRFPGKVAVGIDAKGGKVAVEGWAEASELGVIELAKRFEGAGVAAIIYTDIDRDGILAGINWPSTLELAGAVSIPVIASGGLASIDDIHRMLRPDAAKLEGAISGRALYDGRIDPAEALALIKAARG; via the coding sequence ATGATCCTTTTTCCCGCCATCGACCTGAAGGACGGCCAGTGCGTTCGCCTGAAACTCGGCGATATGGACCAGGCGACCGTTTATAACGCCGATCCGGCCGCGCAGGCACGTGACTTCGAAGAGCAGGGCTTCGAATGGCTGCACGTGGTTGACCTGAACGGCGCCTTTGCCGGCGAAAGCGTCAATGGCGCCGCAGTCGATGCAATCTTGAAGGCCACCAAAAACCCGGTGCAGCTCGGCGGCGGTATTCGCACGCTGGAGCATATCGAGAGCTGGCTATCACGCGGCCTGTCACGCGTTATCCTCGGGACGATCGCGGTCCGCGACCCGGCTTTGGTCATCGAAGCCTGCAAGCGCTTCCCCGGCAAGGTTGCCGTCGGCATCGATGCCAAGGGTGGCAAGGTCGCCGTGGAGGGTTGGGCGGAAGCATCCGAACTCGGCGTTATCGAGCTTGCGAAGCGCTTCGAAGGTGCCGGGGTTGCTGCGATCATCTATACCGATATCGATCGGGACGGCATCCTGGCCGGGATCAACTGGCCGTCGACGCTGGAACTGGCTGGAGCTGTCTCCATACCGGTCATCGCGTCGGGCGGCCTGGCTTCCATCGACGACATCCATCGCATGTTGCGACCGGATGCGGCTAAGCTCGAGGGTGCCATATCGGGCCGCGCGCTTTATGATGGCCGTATCGATCCAGCGGAAGCGCTCGCGCTGATCAAGGCTGCCAGAGGTTAA
- the hslU gene encoding ATP-dependent protease ATPase subunit HslU, whose amino-acid sequence MSNFSPREIVSELDRHIIGQHDAKRAVAIALRNRWRRQQLSEDLRDEVMPKNILMIGPTGVGKTEISRRLAKLAGAPFIKVEATKFTEVGYVGRDVEQIVRDLVEIGITLVRDKKRNEVEAKAHALAEERVLDALVGSTSSPATRDSFRKKLRNGELDDKEIDIEVADAGSGMPGGFEIPGMPGANVGILNISEMFGKAMGNRTKKVRTTVKASYTDLIRDESDKLIDNEVIQREAVRSVENDGIVFLDEIDKIAAREGGVGAGVSREGVQRDLLPLVEGTTVSTKYGPVKTDHILFIASGAFHVSKPSDLLPELQGRLPIRVELKPLTKEDFRRILTETEASLIRQYKALMATEELNLDFTEDAIDALADVAVKLNTTVENIGARRLQTVMERVLDDISFNAPDRGGAVVMIDSDYVQKHVGDLAADTDLSRYIL is encoded by the coding sequence ATGAGCAATTTTTCTCCGCGCGAGATCGTTTCCGAACTCGATCGCCACATCATCGGCCAGCACGACGCCAAGCGTGCGGTGGCGATCGCGCTGCGCAATCGCTGGCGCCGCCAGCAGCTGTCCGAGGATCTCCGCGATGAGGTCATGCCGAAAAACATCCTGATGATCGGGCCGACCGGTGTCGGCAAGACCGAAATTTCCCGTCGCCTGGCAAAGCTTGCCGGAGCACCGTTCATCAAGGTCGAGGCGACCAAGTTCACCGAAGTCGGCTATGTCGGCCGCGATGTCGAACAAATCGTACGCGATCTCGTCGAGATCGGTATCACCCTGGTGCGCGACAAGAAGCGCAATGAAGTTGAGGCCAAGGCGCACGCGCTTGCCGAAGAGCGAGTATTGGACGCGCTGGTTGGTTCGACATCGTCACCGGCGACCCGCGACAGCTTCCGCAAGAAGCTGCGCAATGGAGAACTGGATGACAAGGAAATCGATATTGAAGTGGCAGACGCCGGATCCGGCATGCCTGGCGGGTTTGAAATTCCGGGCATGCCCGGTGCCAATGTCGGCATTCTGAATATTTCGGAAATGTTCGGCAAGGCCATGGGCAACCGGACGAAAAAGGTTCGCACCACGGTCAAGGCGTCCTATACCGACCTGATCCGAGACGAATCCGACAAGCTGATCGACAATGAAGTGATCCAGCGCGAAGCGGTGCGTTCCGTTGAAAACGACGGTATCGTGTTTCTCGACGAGATCGACAAGATCGCGGCACGGGAAGGCGGCGTGGGTGCGGGCGTTTCGCGCGAAGGTGTACAACGGGACCTGCTGCCCCTGGTCGAAGGCACCACCGTTTCGACCAAATACGGTCCGGTCAAGACGGATCACATCCTCTTCATCGCGTCGGGCGCTTTCCATGTCTCGAAACCGTCGGACCTCTTGCCGGAACTGCAGGGTCGTCTGCCTATCCGCGTTGAGTTGAAGCCTTTGACCAAGGAGGATTTTCGCCGGATCCTGACTGAAACCGAAGCAAGCCTGATCCGCCAATACAAGGCGCTGATGGCGACCGAGGAGCTCAATCTCGATTTTACCGAGGACGCGATCGATGCTTTGGCCGATGTCGCGGTGAAGCTGAACACCACGGTTGAGAATATCGGCGCGCGGCGCCTTCAGACGGTGATGGAACGCGTTCTGGACGACATTTCGTTCAATGCACCGGATCGCGGCGGCGCTGTAGTGATGATCGATTCGGACTATGTGCAGAAGCATGTCGGAGACCTGGCTGCCGATACCGACCTCAGTCGTTATATCCTGTGA
- a CDS encoding alpha-ketoglutarate-dependent dioxygenase AlkB family protein, producing MKPKLSLSEGLFHFPGYFQRTEQDVLVDSVRDVVAEAPLYVPVMPGTGKPMSVRMTNCGPLGWVTDKERGYRYQAAHPITGVPWPAIPQILVDLWREISGFDKDPEACLVNFYGDDAKMGLHQDRDETDFNAPVVSVSLGDSCLFRIGGLDRKDRTSSLRLESGDVFVLGGAGRLCFHGVDRIYPGTSTLLKNGGRINLTLRRVNP from the coding sequence GTGAAACCCAAGCTGTCCCTCTCGGAGGGACTCTTTCATTTTCCCGGGTATTTTCAGCGGACCGAACAGGACGTGCTGGTGGATTCTGTGCGCGATGTGGTGGCGGAAGCGCCGCTCTATGTGCCGGTCATGCCCGGCACCGGAAAGCCCATGTCCGTGCGCATGACGAATTGTGGGCCGCTCGGTTGGGTAACGGACAAGGAGAGAGGCTATCGCTATCAGGCAGCCCATCCCATCACCGGGGTGCCCTGGCCGGCAATCCCGCAGATTCTGGTCGATCTCTGGCGCGAAATATCCGGCTTCGACAAGGATCCGGAAGCCTGCCTTGTCAATTTCTATGGCGACGATGCCAAGATGGGCCTGCATCAGGACCGCGACGAGACGGATTTCAACGCTCCCGTTGTCTCAGTGTCCCTCGGCGACAGTTGCCTGTTCCGCATAGGTGGATTGGATCGCAAAGATCGAACCAGTTCGCTGAGGCTTGAAAGTGGCGATGTCTTTGTTCTGGGCGGAGCGGGCAGGCTGTGCTTTCATGGCGTCGACAGGATTTACCCAGGAACCTCGACGCTTTTGAAGAATGGCGGTCGCATCAATCTGACACTGCGCCGCGTCAATCCCTGA
- the hisH gene encoding imidazole glycerol phosphate synthase subunit HisH — translation MRVAIIDYGSGNLRSATKAFERAAREADVDATIELTDQADRVASADRIVLPGVGAYADCRRGLDAVPGMHEAIVDVVEHKGRPFFGVCVGMQLMSSRGLEKTTTQGFGWIEGDVIEMTPSDRSLKIPQIGWNTLTLRHAHPLFDGIATGANGLHAYFVHSYHLAAKHASDVIATTEYGGAMTAFVGRDNMVGAQFHPEKSQTLGLKLIANFLTWKP, via the coding sequence ATGCGTGTAGCCATCATCGACTACGGTTCGGGCAATCTACGTTCGGCGACCAAGGCATTCGAACGCGCAGCACGCGAAGCCGACGTTGACGCCACGATTGAACTGACCGATCAGGCGGACCGGGTGGCCTCGGCCGACCGGATCGTATTGCCGGGCGTCGGCGCCTATGCGGATTGCCGCCGGGGTCTCGATGCTGTTCCTGGAATGCATGAGGCAATCGTCGATGTGGTCGAACACAAGGGGCGCCCGTTCTTCGGGGTTTGCGTCGGCATGCAGCTGATGTCCTCGCGCGGACTGGAGAAGACCACGACGCAGGGTTTCGGCTGGATTGAAGGCGACGTCATCGAGATGACCCCGTCCGACCGGAGCCTGAAGATCCCGCAGATCGGCTGGAACACACTGACGCTCAGACATGCACATCCGCTCTTCGACGGGATCGCCACAGGCGCAAATGGCCTGCATGCCTATTTTGTTCACTCCTACCATCTTGCGGCCAAGCATGCATCTGACGTGATTGCGACCACCGAATACGGTGGCGCGATGACGGCCTTTGTCGGCCGGGACAACATGGTCGGCGCGCAATTCCATCCGGAAAAAAGCCAGACGCTTGGTCTCAAGCTGATTGCCAATTTCCTCACCTGGAAGCCCTGA
- the lysM gene encoding peptidoglycan-binding protein LysM: MGFFNFIKSADKKLGLGGEDEAPDVEAVKKELASHDLGTDKVDVEVVNDKIVLKGVVKDQSIFEKAVVAVGNTLGISTVEATELKIADADSAAPVAAKEPVFHTVKKGDNLWKIAEAEYGKGKGAKHTLIFEANRPMLSHPDKIYPGQVLRIPPLVG; this comes from the coding sequence ATGGGCTTTTTCAATTTCATCAAGAGCGCCGACAAGAAGCTTGGACTGGGCGGCGAGGACGAAGCGCCTGATGTCGAAGCGGTCAAGAAGGAACTCGCCTCCCATGACCTTGGCACGGACAAGGTTGATGTTGAGGTCGTCAATGACAAGATCGTCCTGAAAGGTGTGGTCAAGGATCAGTCGATTTTCGAAAAGGCTGTCGTGGCCGTCGGCAACACGCTTGGCATTTCCACCGTGGAAGCCACCGAGTTGAAGATTGCCGACGCGGACAGCGCTGCGCCCGTCGCGGCAAAGGAGCCGGTATTTCATACGGTGAAGAAGGGCGACAACCTGTGGAAGATTGCCGAAGCCGAATATGGCAAGGGCAAGGGTGCCAAGCATACGCTGATTTTTGAAGCGAACCGGCCGATGTTGAGCCATCCCGACAAGATCTATCCAGGCCAGGTGCTGCGCATTCCTCCGCTTGTCGGCTGA
- a CDS encoding phosphoribosyl-ATP diphosphatase, with product MTAFTLSDLEAIVAKRAKAAPDQSWTAKLVAGGQNKAAKKLGEEAIEAVMAAVQNDRENLVYESADLLYHLMVVLKIADIPLQDVMQELERRTAQTGLNEKASRRDP from the coding sequence ATGACCGCTTTTACTCTCTCCGACCTTGAAGCTATCGTGGCAAAGCGCGCCAAGGCTGCCCCGGACCAATCCTGGACGGCGAAACTCGTCGCGGGCGGGCAGAACAAGGCGGCAAAGAAGCTTGGCGAGGAGGCTATCGAGGCCGTGATGGCGGCGGTCCAGAACGACCGGGAGAACCTCGTCTACGAAAGCGCCGACCTGCTCTATCACCTGATGGTCGTATTGAAAATCGCGGACATACCTTTACAAGACGTGATGCAGGAACTTGAGCGCAGGACCGCTCAGACGGGCCTGAACGAGAAGGCCAGTCGGCGGGATCCATGA
- the hisF gene encoding imidazole glycerol phosphate synthase subunit HisF — MTLKARVIPCLDVKDGRVVKGVNFVDLIDAGDPVQAANAYDAAGADELCFLDITASSDNRDTIFDVVAETADHCFMPLTVGGGVRAVADIRKLLLCGADKVSINSAAVNNPDFVAEAADKFGNQCIVVSIDAKKVSASGETDRWEIFTHGGRQPTGIDAVEFAIKMVERGAGELLVTSMDRDGTKSGYDIGLTRTIADSVRVPVIASGGVGNLDDLVAGIRDGHATAVLAASIFHFGTYSIAEAKAYMADAGIAMRLD, encoded by the coding sequence ATGACGCTCAAGGCCCGCGTAATTCCCTGTCTCGATGTCAAGGACGGCCGTGTCGTCAAAGGCGTCAACTTCGTCGACCTGATCGATGCCGGCGATCCCGTGCAGGCTGCCAATGCCTATGACGCGGCCGGTGCCGACGAACTCTGTTTCCTCGACATCACCGCCTCTTCGGACAATCGCGACACGATTTTCGACGTGGTGGCTGAGACGGCCGATCACTGCTTCATGCCGCTGACCGTCGGCGGTGGCGTGCGTGCGGTGGCCGATATCCGCAAATTGCTGCTCTGCGGCGCGGATAAGGTCTCGATCAATTCGGCAGCGGTCAACAATCCCGATTTCGTCGCCGAAGCCGCCGACAAATTCGGCAACCAGTGCATTGTCGTTTCGATCGATGCCAAGAAGGTCTCCGCCAGCGGGGAAACCGACAGGTGGGAAATCTTCACCCACGGTGGACGCCAGCCGACCGGAATTGACGCCGTCGAGTTCGCCATCAAGATGGTCGAACGCGGCGCTGGCGAATTGCTTGTGACCTCGATGGACCGGGACGGCACCAAGAGTGGCTATGATATCGGCCTGACGCGCACCATTGCAGACAGCGTCCGGGTTCCGGTGATCGCGTCCGGCGGCGTCGGAAATCTCGACGATCTGGTCGCCGGCATTCGCGACGGCCATGCGACAGCTGTGCTCGCCGCCTCCATCTTCCATTTCGGCACCTATTCGATTGCCGAGGCCAAGGCATATATGGCTGACGCCGGCATCGCGATGCGGCTCGATTGA
- the hisB gene encoding imidazoleglycerol-phosphate dehydratase HisB, producing MAERKGEISRKTNETSVSVSVDIDGTGTGKISTGVGFFDHMLDQLCRHSLIDMHIDAAGDLHIDDHHTVEDTGIALGQAISKALGDRKGITRYSSIDLAMDETMTKAAIDVSGRPFLVWNVNFSAPKIGTFDTELVREFFQALAQNAGITLHVLNHYGANNHHIAETCFKAVARALRMATEIDPRQANRIPSTKGTL from the coding sequence ATGGCAGAGCGCAAAGGCGAGATTTCCCGCAAGACCAACGAGACGTCTGTGTCCGTTTCCGTCGATATCGACGGCACCGGCACCGGCAAGATCTCGACCGGCGTGGGCTTTTTCGACCATATGCTCGACCAGTTATGCCGCCATTCTCTGATCGACATGCATATCGATGCAGCGGGCGACCTTCATATCGACGACCACCACACTGTCGAAGACACGGGCATTGCGCTTGGCCAGGCAATTTCCAAAGCGCTTGGCGATCGCAAAGGCATCACACGTTATTCGTCGATCGACCTTGCCATGGATGAAACCATGACAAAGGCGGCCATCGATGTGTCCGGTCGACCGTTCCTGGTCTGGAACGTCAATTTCAGCGCGCCGAAAATCGGCACGTTCGATACCGAACTGGTGCGCGAATTTTTCCAGGCACTGGCACAGAATGCCGGCATCACACTGCATGTGCTGAACCACTACGGCGCCAACAATCACCATATCGCCGAGACTTGCTTCAAGGCAGTCGCACGGGCTCTGCGCATGGCGACGGAAATCGATCCGCGCCAGGCGAACCGGATACCGTCCACCAAAGGGACATTGTGA
- a CDS encoding DUF1402 family protein, which yields MRTFFLTVSLAGLLGTVAQAAQVVPSGNRNVEQPPVPGASVRRTKAGKTSFDLKYEKVRDLLRDDDALVGKIKKTAVAYGIAPIHMVGAIVGEHTYNVDAYDSLQSYYVKAASYAGNSFRFAYKSEDVSDFVQRPEFAECDELDDSYRLWTCREDVWQDRFRGKTVGGTAYPNNRFSAVFFQPFYAGQTFGLGQINPLTALMLSDLVHQKSGYAKLDEKDAVGVYKAIMDPDISLAFMAAVIRKSIDDYRSIANVDISQNPGVTATLFNIGNSQQRARALRARNAGGATNWPEENYYGWLVNDRLDELQDLL from the coding sequence ATCCGGACATTTTTTCTGACGGTCTCCTTGGCGGGATTGTTGGGCACTGTAGCTCAAGCTGCGCAGGTCGTGCCGTCAGGCAATCGCAACGTCGAGCAGCCGCCGGTTCCGGGCGCTTCGGTTCGTCGCACCAAGGCCGGCAAGACCAGTTTTGACCTGAAATACGAAAAAGTTCGCGATCTCCTGCGCGATGACGACGCCCTGGTCGGCAAGATCAAGAAAACGGCTGTGGCTTACGGTATTGCGCCGATCCACATGGTCGGTGCGATCGTTGGCGAACATACCTACAACGTCGACGCCTATGACAGCCTGCAGAGCTATTATGTGAAGGCCGCGTCTTACGCCGGCAACAGCTTCCGTTTTGCCTATAAGAGCGAGGACGTTTCTGATTTCGTTCAGCGGCCTGAATTTGCCGAGTGTGACGAGCTGGATGATTCCTACCGTCTGTGGACCTGCCGTGAAGACGTCTGGCAGGACAGGTTTCGCGGAAAGACGGTCGGTGGCACCGCTTACCCCAACAATCGGTTCAGTGCCGTCTTCTTCCAGCCTTTCTACGCCGGCCAGACCTTCGGACTGGGCCAGATCAATCCGTTGACCGCACTGATGCTGTCGGATCTCGTTCATCAGAAGTCTGGCTATGCCAAGCTCGATGAAAAGGATGCTGTCGGCGTTTACAAGGCGATCATGGATCCAGACATCTCGCTCGCGTTCATGGCGGCAGTCATCCGCAAGTCCATCGACGACTACCGCAGCATCGCCAATGTGGATATTTCGCAAAACCCAGGCGTGACGGCGACGTTGTTCAATATCGGCAATTCGCAGCAACGTGCGCGCGCGCTACGTGCGCGCAATGCAGGTGGTGCGACCAATTGGCCGGAAGAGAACTATTACGGATGGCTGGTCAACGATCGGCTGGACGAGTTGCAGGACCTGCTCTAA
- the coaA gene encoding type I pantothenate kinase, whose translation MTISIRESEAPEVLDHFQANGYSPYLFFDSEEWAHFRADTPLTLTADEVHRLRSIDDPIDLDEVRRIYLSLSRLLSSHVESSQLLFEQRNRFLSMSDVFKTPFVIGIAGSVAVGKSTTARILKELLARWPSSPKVDLVTTDGFLYPNAHLTKNDILNRKGFPESYDIGALLRFLSAIKAGMPNVKAPCYSHLTYDVLPNEHVVIDRPDILIFEGINVLQSRNLPADGKIVPMVSDFFDFSIYIDADEHAIHRWYVERFMRLRQTAFRDPNSYFHRYATIGEQEAMTIAEGLWNNINLKNLRENILPTRPRADLILRKGNNHLVEKVALRKL comes from the coding sequence ATGACGATATCTATACGGGAATCCGAAGCGCCAGAAGTCCTCGACCATTTCCAGGCCAATGGTTATTCGCCTTATCTGTTCTTTGATTCCGAGGAATGGGCGCATTTTCGCGCTGACACGCCGCTGACGCTGACGGCCGACGAAGTGCATCGGCTGCGCTCGATCGATGACCCGATTGATCTTGATGAGGTGCGGCGGATCTATCTGTCGCTGTCACGCCTGCTATCGTCGCATGTCGAATCCTCGCAGCTGCTGTTCGAGCAGCGCAATCGCTTCCTCAGCATGTCAGACGTATTCAAGACGCCATTCGTCATCGGCATTGCCGGATCCGTTGCTGTCGGGAAATCGACCACCGCGCGTATTCTGAAAGAGCTTCTCGCTCGCTGGCCTTCGAGCCCTAAGGTCGATCTGGTGACCACGGACGGCTTCCTCTATCCGAATGCGCACCTGACCAAAAACGATATCCTCAATCGCAAGGGTTTCCCCGAAAGCTATGACATCGGCGCCCTGCTACGCTTCCTGTCGGCGATCAAGGCGGGAATGCCGAACGTCAAGGCACCCTGCTATTCGCACCTGACCTACGACGTGCTCCCTAACGAACACGTGGTCATCGACCGGCCGGACATCCTGATTTTCGAAGGCATCAATGTTCTGCAGTCGCGCAATCTGCCCGCGGACGGCAAGATCGTGCCGATGGTTTCTGATTTCTTCGATTTCTCGATCTATATCGACGCTGATGAACATGCCATCCATCGCTGGTATGTCGAACGCTTCATGCGCCTCAGACAGACGGCGTTTCGCGATCCGAACTCCTACTTCCATCGATATGCGACAATCGGCGAGCAGGAGGCAATGACCATTGCCGAAGGCCTCTGGAACAACATCAATCTGAAGAACCTAAGGGAAAATATCCTGCCGACGCGACCGCGCGCCGATCTGATCCTGCGCAAGGGCAACAATCATCTGGTCGAGAAAGTCGCGCTGAGAAAACTGTAG